The window GCGAGACGCTGAGCTTCGAGCAAGCCAGCGCCGCGCTCGGCCTGCCGCTCTTCGTCAAGCCGGCCCGGCAGGGTTCCTCGGTCGGCGTCAGCAAGGCGACGACCGCCGAGGCTTTCACGGCCGCCCTCGCCGAGGCCTTCCGGCATGATCGCGTGGTTCTGGTCGAGGAGCTCATCGAAGGCCGCGAGATCGAACTCAGCGTGCTGGAGCAGGCCAATGGCGAGACGATTGTCTCGCTGCCGGGCGAGATTGTCGCTGCTGCGAGCCATGGCTTCTATACCTACGAGGCCAAATATCTCGACGAGGACGGCGCCCGCGTCGAGGTTCCAGCCGATCTGCCCGAGGAGACAATCGCCAACCTGCAGGTGCTGGCCAAGCGCGCCTTCTACGCGCTCGGCTGCGACGGTATGGCCCGCGTCGACTTCTTCCTGCGGCCGGATGGCAGCGCGCTGATCAACGAGATCAACACCATCCCCGGCTTCACCGACATCAGCATGTTTCCGAAGGCGCTCGCGGCCAGCGGCATCGCCTATCCCGACCTGATCGACCGGGTGATCCGGCACGGCATCGCGCGTGGTGCCTGACGGCACGAAATTCCCACACCTTCCACTAAACGCCTCTGGCGCTTTGCCGGCATGCATCCTACCTTGTCGCGGCGGGGCTGCCTGGTGCGTGCGAGTCATGTATTCCCGGGCCCATACGACTCCCTAGGGAGCTGTCCCTGACTGGGTCCCTGGACCCGGACACACGGCGCCCACCTACTTTGTAGGTGTCCCGGGATCGAAATCTCCACGGCCAAGGTGGCTCCGCACTGCCCATGACTGATGCCGTCTCTCGCGTCCCCTCTCCTCGCAAGGCGGCGCTGCGCACCGAAGCACTCGCCCGGCGCGACGCCCTTGAACTCGACGACCGCCTGATCTGGGACGAGGCCATTGTCGCGCGCGCCCTGGCCCTGCCGGTGTTCGCGCTGGGGCCGGTCTCGGCCTATTGGCCGATGCGCTCGGAGGCCGATCCACGCCCGATCCTGGAAGCTCTGCACGAGCGCGGCCTGCCACTCTGCCTGCCGGCGATCGTCGAGAAACGCATGCTCTTCCGGCGCTGGGCTCCCTGGGAGCCGATCGTGCCAGGCGGCTTCGGGACGCTGGTGCCGAGCCCTGAGGAGCCGGAGGTCAGGCCTACGATCCTGATCGTCCCGCTTGCCGCCTTCGACCGGCGCGGCTACCGCATCGGCTATGGCAAGGGCTATTACGACCGCGCCATCGCCGAGCTCGAACCGGTCGCGACAGTCGGCATCGCCTATGCGGCACAAGAGATCGAGGCCGTGCCCGCCGAGGCGCATGACCGCCGCCTCGACTGGGTCGTCACGCAGGGCGAGACGATCCGCTGCGGTTGATTTCGCTGCGGTGATCACGTCATTAGCAGGCGCGCCTTTCATTCAAGACGCAGTTGTCCTGCCGTGTTTTCCTCCAAGCTGCGACGTCGTACCGTGCGGCCCGAGGCGGGCCGGGGACGACCGCATTTTGCGTGAAAGCGCGACGGAACGGGCTGCAATGTGGCAGCCCAATCACTGGATAGTGTCATGCGTCTACTCTTCCTCGGCGACATCGTCGGGCGCGCCGGCCGCCTCGCCGTGCAGGATCGCCTCCCTGGCCTGCGCGAGCGCTGGAAGCTCGATTGCGTCGTCATCAATGGCGAGAACTCCGCCGGCGGCTTCGGCATCACCGAAGCGATCTGCGACGAGACGCTTGCCGCTGGCGCCGATGTCATCACGCTCGGCAATCATTCCTGGGACCAGCGCGAGGCGATGGTCTTCATCGAGCGCCAGCCACGCCTGATCCGGCCCGCGAACTACCCGCCCGGCACGCCCGGCCGCGGCGCGACCGTGATCGAAGCCCGCAACGGCGCGCGCGTCCTCGTCGTCAACGTCATGGGCCGGCTGTTCATGGACGCGCTCGACGACCCCTTCGCGGCGCTGGAGCGAGAGCTCGCTGCCTGCCCGCTGCGCGAGGCCGCCGACGCCGTCATCGTCGACGTTCATGCCGAGGCGACCAGCGAGAAGCTCGCCATGGCCTATTATCTCGATGGCCGCGCCAGCCTCGTCGTCGGCACCCATACCCATGTCCCGACCTCGGATACGCGCGTGCTGCCGGCCGGCACTGCCTACCAGACCGATGCCGGCATGTGCGGCGACTACGAGTCGATCCTCGGCATGCAGAAGGAGGAGGCGATCCGCCGCTTCCTGCAGAAGACGCCGGGCTCGCGGCTGGAGCCGGCGCTCGGCGAGGGCACGTTGTCGGGTATCGCCGTCGAGACCGATGACCGCACGGGCCTCGCCAAGGCAGCCTGGCCGGTGCGTCTTGGCTCAACGCTCGCCGAGACCTGGCCGACAGCCTGGGATCAGCAGGGCGGCTGATGTCGCAGCTCTTCTCCGCTGTCGTTGCCGTCTTTGTCGGTTACGCGGCTTCGGTCGCGGTGATCCTCGCTGCTGCGCAGGCACTTGGAGCGACGCCCGGACAGACCGTCTCCTGGCTCGCCGGGCTCGCCATCGCCAAGGGGCTCGCCAGCCTTATCCTGTCCTGGCGGCACCGCATGCCGATCATCTGCGCCTGGTCGACGCCGGGCGCTGCGCTGATCGCGGCCGCGAGCGGCGTCGACATGGCTTCGGCTGTCGGCGCCTTCCTCGCGGCGGCAGCGCTGATGATGGCGACCGCCGCCTTCCGCCCGCTCGGTGCGCTGGTCGAGCGCATTCCGATGAGCATCGCCGCGGCCATGCTCGCCGGCGTGATCTTCCGTTTCGTCGTCGCCGTCTTCGACGAGATGAAGCTGCAGCCGGCGTTGGTGCTGACGCTGCTCGTCGTCTTCCTGCTGGCGAGGTTGTGGAATCCCTTCCTCGGCGTCATCGCGGCGCTTGCTGCCGGCCTCGCGCTCGCCTTCGCCACCGGTACGGCGACACTGCCGGCCGGGCCGGTCGCGCTGACCCATATCGAGCTGATCGTCCCGCATCTGGACCTGACTGCGATCGTCGGCGTCGGCATCCCGCTCTATCTCGTCACCATGGCGGCGCAGAACCTGCCGGGCTTCGCCGTGTTGCGCGCCTCCGGCTATCAGCCGCCGACGGCGTCCTGCCTGTTCGTCACCGGGCTGATGTCCTTCCTGACCGCCCCGACCGGCGCGCATATGGTCAACATGGCGGCGATCAGCGCCTCGATCTGCACCGGTGCCGACACGCATCCTGATCCGAAAGAGCGCTGGAAGGCCGGGATTTGGTACGGCTTCTTCTGGCTCGCGATTGCGGCGACTGCCGGCCTGCTGCTGGCGCTGATCCTCGCCATGCCCAAGGCGCTGATCGTCGCGGTCGCCGGTCTTGGCCTCGTCGGCTCGCTGACAGGGGCGCTCGGCCAGGCGATGGGCAGCGACAAGAATCGCTTCGCGGCGGTCGTCACCTTCGCCGTCGCGGCTTCCAGCCTGTCGCTATTCGGCGTCGGTTCCGCTTTCTGGAGCTTGGTCGCCGGGCTTATGGTCTTGACATTGGATCACGCCGCAGGCCGTTTGCGCGCAAGATCATGACTATGAACCTGCCCCGCACCCGCCTGATGCTCGTCACGCCGCCGATCCTGGATCCCGGCGCGATCACCTTTCGCTTGATGCAGGCCTTCGCCGGCGGCGATGTCGCCGCCGTGCTGCTTCGGCTCGCGCCCGGCGACGAGCGCAGCCTGACCGAACGGGTCAAGGCGCTGGCCTCGCCGGTGCAGGCGCAGAACGTCGCTCTGGTGGTCGAGGCGTCGGCCCAGGTCGCCAGCCGCGGCGGCGCCGACGGAGTCCATTTGACTCAAGGGGCCGAAGCCATCGCCGATGCCCGCTCCAGCCTGAAGCAGGAGCGCATCATCGGGGCAGGGGGACTGCGCTCGCGCCATGACGCCATGGATATGGGCGAGGCCGGCGTCGACTATGTCATGTTCGGCGAGCCGCGGCCGGACGGCTCGCTCCCGCCGCTGCCGGCGGTGATCGAGCGCGCCTCCTGGTGGGCCGAAATCTTCGAGACGCCCTGCATCGCCTATTGTCCGGACGCCGATTCCGTTCCGACCCTGATCGAGACTGGCGCCGAATTCGTCGCCCTCGGCGAATGGGTGTTCGCCGAGGGCGTCGACATCCGTGCCGCGGTCGCCGAGGCCGATGCTGCGATCACGGCCCAGCACGCCCGCAGGACGGCGCGATGAGGCTTGCGCTCGCCGCGCTCGCCTTGACGCTTGCCCTACCGGCCGCCGCGGCGGGGTCGGTGCCCGACCTCGCTTACGGCGCCTATCAGGCCGGACATTACCGGCGGGCGCAGGCGGAGGCCCTGAAGCGGCTCGAGGCCGATCCGAACGATGCAGCGGCGATGACGCTGCTCGGCGAGATCTATCGCCAGGGCCTCGGTGTCCGTGGCGACGCCAAGGCCGCAGCCGACTGGTACCGGTTCGCAGCCGACAAGGGCGATGTCAGCGCCATGTTTGCGCTCGCCATGGCGATGCTGGAAGGACGCGGCCTGCCGCGCGACCCGAAGACGGCCGGCGTCCTGCTTGAGAAGGCCGCCGCCGCCAGCCACCCGGCCGCCAACTACAATCTCGCCATCGCGCTGCTTGCGACCGGTAAGCCGCAGGATGATCAGCGGGCCATAGGTTGTCTCAGGGTTGCAGCCGCGGCCGATCTCGGCGACGCCCAGCATGCGCTCTCCATCCTCTACAAGATGGGCCGCGGTGTGCCGCAGGATGACGGGATGGCAGCCGAGTGGATGGGCAAGGCGGCGGCCAACGGGCTGATCGCCGGCGAGGTCGAGTACGCGATCATGCTGTTCAACGGCGATGGCGTCGCCAAGGACGAGCGCGCCGCGGTGAAGCTTTTCATCCGCGCCGCCAACAAGGGCAACGCCATCGCCCAGAACCGATTGGCCAAGCTCTACCAGTTCGGCCGCGCTATCTCGCCAGACCTCTCGGAAGCTGCCGCCTGGCACCTCGCAGCGCGCGCGCAGGGCCTCTCCGATGCCACGCTCGACCAGGTTCTGGAGCGGCTTTCGCCGGAGCAACGCGCCCGCGCCGCCCGCCTTGCTGCCGACCGGATCGAGGCCACGGCCTTGACGACGCCGAGCCAACCGAGCAAGTGACGGCGCGAATTCGCGCCGCGCAGCCGGCGCTGCCCGACGACTGCCGCTCTTTGATAGTCCGTTCCATTCTGCCGCGCTTCGAGCGCCGGAGGTTTTGATAATGATCCGCTCGCCCCTGATGACCGTGATGACCGATGCCGTGATGAAGGCGTCACGTTCGCTGAAGCGCGATTTCGGCGAGGTCGAGAACCTGCAGGTCCTGGCCAAGGGACCCGGCGATTTCGTCTCCAAGGCCGACCACAAGGCCGAGGAGATTCTGCACGCGGCGCTGGAGAAGGCGCGGCCGGGCTACGGCTTCGTCATGGAAGAGAGCGGCGTCGTCGTTGGCACCGACGAGAGCAATCGCTGGCATGTCGACCCGCTCGACGGCACCCACAACTTCCTGCGGGGCATCCCGCACTGGAACATCTCGGTGGCGCTGGAGCGCGACAACCAGTTCATCGCCGGCGTGGTCTACGACGCCGCCAAGGACGAGCTCTTCATCGCCGAGAAGGGCAAGGGCGCCTATGTCAACAACCGCCGCATGCGCGTCTCCGGCCGCCGCGAATCGCCGGACATGCTGATCGGCATGGGCGTGCCGCATATCGGCAAGGGCGGGCACCCGCTCTTCCTCAAGGAGCTCGGCGCTGTGATGAGCCGCTTCGCCAATGTCCGACGCATGGGCTCGGCCGCGCTCGACATCGCCTATGTCGCCGCCGGCCGCATGGATGCCTATTGGGAACGCGGCCTCAACACCTGGGATTTCGGCGCCGCTGCGGTGATGGTGCGCGAGGCGGGCGGCACTTTCGGCACACTTGACGGCAAGCAGCCGACATCGGCCAAGGACGTGATCTGCGGCAACGAGGCCGGCGAGCCGGCGTTGCGCGCAGTCCTCAAGACCGTGGTTTGATTGCGAGAAGCCTGTTTTCGGCTTGATCCCGGCGTGGCGGGAGGCGACAGTCGCCGC is drawn from Bosea sp. Tri-49 and contains these coding sequences:
- a CDS encoding D-alanine--D-alanine ligase family protein; translation: MSDRVRVAVLLGGKSAEHEVSLMSATNVVKAIDKAKYDVVPILITKAGQWRELELQNGVLPDPIPQDGAEICLLPGGGGRLLRLQDGAAPQTLQKIDVLFPVLHGLDGEDGSVQGLAAVAGIPLAGCGIVGSANALDKDIAKRLLREAGLGVARSLTIRQGETLSFEQASAALGLPLFVKPARQGSSVGVSKATTAEAFTAALAEAFRHDRVVLVEELIEGREIELSVLEQANGETIVSLPGEIVAAASHGFYTYEAKYLDEDGARVEVPADLPEETIANLQVLAKRAFYALGCDGMARVDFFLRPDGSALINEINTIPGFTDISMFPKALAASGIAYPDLIDRVIRHGIARGA
- a CDS encoding 5-formyltetrahydrofolate cyclo-ligase — protein: MTDAVSRVPSPRKAALRTEALARRDALELDDRLIWDEAIVARALALPVFALGPVSAYWPMRSEADPRPILEALHERGLPLCLPAIVEKRMLFRRWAPWEPIVPGGFGTLVPSPEEPEVRPTILIVPLAAFDRRGYRIGYGKGYYDRAIAELEPVATVGIAYAAQEIEAVPAEAHDRRLDWVVTQGETIRCG
- a CDS encoding TIGR00282 family metallophosphoesterase, which gives rise to MRLLFLGDIVGRAGRLAVQDRLPGLRERWKLDCVVINGENSAGGFGITEAICDETLAAGADVITLGNHSWDQREAMVFIERQPRLIRPANYPPGTPGRGATVIEARNGARVLVVNVMGRLFMDALDDPFAALERELAACPLREAADAVIVDVHAEATSEKLAMAYYLDGRASLVVGTHTHVPTSDTRVLPAGTAYQTDAGMCGDYESILGMQKEEAIRRFLQKTPGSRLEPALGEGTLSGIAVETDDRTGLAKAAWPVRLGSTLAETWPTAWDQQGG
- a CDS encoding benzoate/H(+) symporter BenE family transporter, with product MSQLFSAVVAVFVGYAASVAVILAAAQALGATPGQTVSWLAGLAIAKGLASLILSWRHRMPIICAWSTPGAALIAAASGVDMASAVGAFLAAAALMMATAAFRPLGALVERIPMSIAAAMLAGVIFRFVVAVFDEMKLQPALVLTLLVVFLLARLWNPFLGVIAALAAGLALAFATGTATLPAGPVALTHIELIVPHLDLTAIVGVGIPLYLVTMAAQNLPGFAVLRASGYQPPTASCLFVTGLMSFLTAPTGAHMVNMAAISASICTGADTHPDPKERWKAGIWYGFFWLAIAATAGLLLALILAMPKALIVAVAGLGLVGSLTGALGQAMGSDKNRFAAVVTFAVAASSLSLFGVGSAFWSLVAGLMVLTLDHAAGRLRARS
- a CDS encoding thiamine phosphate synthase, with amino-acid sequence MNLPRTRLMLVTPPILDPGAITFRLMQAFAGGDVAAVLLRLAPGDERSLTERVKALASPVQAQNVALVVEASAQVASRGGADGVHLTQGAEAIADARSSLKQERIIGAGGLRSRHDAMDMGEAGVDYVMFGEPRPDGSLPPLPAVIERASWWAEIFETPCIAYCPDADSVPTLIETGAEFVALGEWVFAEGVDIRAAVAEADAAITAQHARRTAR
- a CDS encoding tetratricopeptide repeat protein, with the protein product MRLALAALALTLALPAAAAGSVPDLAYGAYQAGHYRRAQAEALKRLEADPNDAAAMTLLGEIYRQGLGVRGDAKAAADWYRFAADKGDVSAMFALAMAMLEGRGLPRDPKTAGVLLEKAAAASHPAANYNLAIALLATGKPQDDQRAIGCLRVAAAADLGDAQHALSILYKMGRGVPQDDGMAAEWMGKAAANGLIAGEVEYAIMLFNGDGVAKDERAAVKLFIRAANKGNAIAQNRLAKLYQFGRAISPDLSEAAAWHLAARAQGLSDATLDQVLERLSPEQRARAARLAADRIEATALTTPSQPSK
- a CDS encoding inositol monophosphatase family protein, whose translation is MIRSPLMTVMTDAVMKASRSLKRDFGEVENLQVLAKGPGDFVSKADHKAEEILHAALEKARPGYGFVMEESGVVVGTDESNRWHVDPLDGTHNFLRGIPHWNISVALERDNQFIAGVVYDAAKDELFIAEKGKGAYVNNRRMRVSGRRESPDMLIGMGVPHIGKGGHPLFLKELGAVMSRFANVRRMGSAALDIAYVAAGRMDAYWERGLNTWDFGAAAVMVREAGGTFGTLDGKQPTSAKDVICGNEAGEPALRAVLKTVV